The Salmo salar chromosome ssa02, Ssal_v3.1, whole genome shotgun sequence genome segment CAcggttcaataaagacatgaaaacgtataattgtttgtgtgttattagtttaagcagaccgtGTTTATCTATTGTTgtaacttagatgaagatcagatcaaatttgatgaccaatttgtgcagaagtccaggtaattccaaagggttcacatactttttcttgccactataGCCGTCTTCCAGCCACGGAAGGTTGGTCAAACACTCCCCATTGAAGGAGGCATCCATCTTGGTTCGTATCCCCTCAAACACCACTGTTGCGGCGCATGTACGCGTGGCCCCGGACAGGGTACATCATCTCAATGAAGGTCAGGGGCCCCACAGTGATGTCGCTGGGGCCCTGCACTTTAAATCCTGACTTCTGGTAGAAAGGGACCAGGAAGTCTTCACACATGAGCACGGCGCAGCGCACATAGGGCAGGCAGCGCAGGTACTGCAGGTAGCGCCACATCAGGATGGAGCCCTTGCCTTGCTGCCGGAAGGTGCGATGGACAGCAAGCACATGGAGGTGGACCGTGGAGCCATGGGGCTTGTGGAGGGTGAGAGCGTCctgaaaaaggagggagggaaggctgaGTTTTGAGTGCATGAGTACAATGTGAGATCACCCGACATTTATCATTGTCATGGAGATTTTTTCATGATCATCTCTATTGAACCCTGAATTGACAGGTTTGTGTGGATGTAAGCTTGGTTTATGTGGATGTAAGCTTGGTTGTGTGGATGTAAGGTTGGTTGCATTCTCTTATTTTGAGATGTTTTATATAAAAACCTTGAAGACCCTGTGCTAAAAAAATTATTGTACTAAAATACCACATTGAAGTACATCCTCAAAGCTTGCCTTTTGATTAATTGGGTAGGCTACCAAAAGTCATTCATTATAATAAAGACAATGTCCCACTTATTCAACACGTTTTGACTTGGGGCTTACCATGGCTAGTTTCTCCTGGTCCCACAGTGATCCTATGATGAAGGCAACGAGGCGTCCCTCCTCAAACCAGCCCAGAGACAGCTCAGGGCACAGCGTCAGGAAGTGACACACCTCATCCAAGTGGAGCGGACACTCTCCAGACACAGAGATGAAGGCTGAGG includes the following:
- the aanat1 gene encoding serotonin N-acetyltransferase gives rise to the protein MSTVSSLPFLKSSLLMRPPMGSITPRRGRRHTLPASEFRCLSPEDAISVFEIEREAFISVSGECPLHLDEVCHFLTLCPELSLGWFEEGRLVAFIIGSLWDQEKLAMDALTLHKPHGSTVHLHVLAVHRTFRQQGKGSILMWRYLQYLRCLPYVRCAVLMCEDFLVPFYQKSGFKVQGPSDITVGPLTFIEMMYPVRGHAYMRRNSGV